The following are encoded in a window of Magnolia sinica isolate HGM2019 chromosome 11, MsV1, whole genome shotgun sequence genomic DNA:
- the LOC131219179 gene encoding uncharacterized protein At2g29880-like — protein MDNCLIDSLVEQVANGKKNGHCFKKETYKPCVDNIRDKLGIILTSKNVINLLRTVKKLYFTIRDLHSASGFGWDDSLKVVVATDDVWVDYIKSHLYAQHVRGKPCLRYDDLEYIFGDDHATVGLGSDDFGDGGSNIYWSWDNCEGANIPHSTPSAKGNNSNTTNSSANSRKGARATRPTDVIGHGLIDMAEVLQSIATNRTMEKNFVRMTVIILELEQLDGLNG, from the exons ATGGACAATTGTCTTATTGATAGTCTGGTAGAGCAGGTTGCAAATGGGAAGAAGAATGGGCATTGTTTTAAGAAAGAGACATACAAACCATGTGTTGACAATATCAGAGATAAGTTGGGGATCATTCTCACGTCAAAGAACGTTATTAACCTCTTACGCACTGTGAAAAAGTTGTACTTTACAATTCGGGATTTGCACAGTGCTAGTGGTTTCGGGTGGGATGATAGTTTGAAGGTGGTGGTCGCAACGGATGATGTTTGGGTGGACTACATAAAG TCACACCTGTATGCACAACATGTTCGTGGTAAGCCGTGTTTAAGATATGATGACCTGGAGTACATTTTTGGAGACGATCATGCCACTG TTGGTCTTGGATCTGATGATTTTGGCGATGGCGGCTCAAATATCTATTGGTCGTGGGACAATTGTGAAGGTGCCAATATACCACATTCGACTCCATCTGCAAAAGGAAACAATTCCAATACTACAAACAGCAGTGCAAACTCTAGGAAGGGGGCGAGGGCTACGCGTCCAACTGATGTGATTGGTCACGGTTTGATCGACATGGCTGAAGTTCTGCAATCGATTGCAACAAATAGGACAATGGAAAAGAATTTTGTAAGAATGACTGTTATCATTCTAGAGCTGGAGCAGTTGGATGGACTGAACGGGTAA
- the LOC131219177 gene encoding uncharacterized protein LOC131219177: MDNFLECNSGSNEHDHFTVRKGKYYVVDAGYAHSPGFMAPYRGVRYHVNEYRTGRNPVNAKELFNYRHEQLRNVIKCCFGVLKSRFSILKTALQYPVVTQVKIVLACCVVHNFIRLSGDDEIVDADGTLRDGNVGVSPLTLENATIDDLCDVLNATQTERDA; this comes from the coding sequence ATGGATAATTTCTTAGAATGTAATAGCGGTTCCAATGAACATGATCATTTTACCGTACGTAAAGGGAAATATTACGTTGTGGATGCTGGGTATGCGCATTCTCCTGGATTTATGGCTCCATATCGAGGTGTCCGTTACCATGTCAATGAATATCGTACCGGACGTAATCCCGTAAATGCGAAAGAGCTGTTCAATTATCGCCATGAGCAACTCAGAAATGTTATTAAGTGTTGCTTTGGGGTATTAAAGTCTAGATTTTCCATTTTAAAGACGGCTCTACAATACCCAGTAGTCACACAGGTCAAGATTGTGCTCGCTTGTTGTGTCGTTCACAATTTTATTCGTTTGTCAGGGGATGACGAAATTGTGGATGCGGATGGTACATTAAGAGATGGTAATGTAGGAGTGTCACCATTAACGTTGGAGAATGCTACTATTGATGACCTATGCGATGTGCTTAATGCCACTCAAACGGAGAGGGATGCATAG
- the LOC131219176 gene encoding uncharacterized protein At2g29880-like, whose protein sequence is MDNCLIDSLVEQVANGKKSGHCFKKERYKPCVDNIRDKLGIILTSKNVINLLRTVKKLYFTIQDLHSASGFEWDDSLKVVVATDDVWVDYIKSHPYAQHVRGKLCLKYDDLEYIFGDDHATGKRCATGNYSFDTVSFGGLRDPDDPMT, encoded by the exons ATGGACAATTGTCTTATTGATAGTCTGGTAGAGCAGGTTGCAAATGGGAAGAAGAGTGGGCATTGTTTTAAGAAAGAGAGATACAAACCATGTGTTGACAATATCAGAGATAAGTTGGGGATCATTCTCACGTCAAAGAATGTCATTAACCTCTTACGCACTGTGAAAAAGCTGTATTTTACAATTCAGGATTTGCACAGTGCTAGTGGTTTCGAGTGGGATGATAGTTTGAAGGTGGTGGTCGCAACGGATGATGTTTGGGTAGACTACATAAAG TCACACCCGTATGCACAACATGTTCGTGGTAAGTTGTGTTTAAAATATGATGATCTGGAGTACATTTTTGGAGACGATCATGCCACTGGTAAAAGATGTGCAACCGGAAATTATAGTTTTGACACGGTTTCTTTTGGTGGCCTAAGGGATCCAGATGATCCGATGACATAG